One part of the Phycisphaerae bacterium genome encodes these proteins:
- the accC gene encoding acetyl-CoA carboxylase biotin carboxylase subunit: MFSRILIANRGEIALRIIRACKEMGIETVAVHSMADKDASYLRLADKTVCIGENASSLSYLRADRLIAAAEIMDVDAIHPGYGFLAENASFAEQCRAAKIEFIGPSAESIRLLGDKAAAKKLARKARVPTVPGSDGEVEDVEEAVKVSREIGYPVIIKAVAGGGGKGMRVVHNEAALRTQIKNAKTEALAAFKDDRVYVEKLILEPRHIEIQVLADQHGNYFHLWERDCSLQRRHQKLVEESPSALLSEKTRDAVCKSALRLVQAANYFSAGTVEFVMDKDENFYFLEVNTRIQVEHPVTELVTGIDLIQSMILVAAGQKLALRQKDIQQNGSAIEVRINAEDPEHNFRPCPGRIETFIAPGGPGVRFDSHVHAGATIPPYYDSMIAKLIVHRPTRDEAIACMRRCLDEFEIGPIKTTIPLHRQIFAHSDFSTGKVDTGFIERTFTKK; this comes from the coding sequence ATGTTTTCACGAATCCTGATAGCCAATCGCGGTGAGATCGCGCTGCGGATCATCCGCGCCTGCAAGGAGATGGGCATTGAGACGGTCGCCGTCCATTCGATGGCCGACAAGGACGCGTCGTATCTTCGACTTGCCGACAAGACCGTCTGCATTGGCGAAAACGCCTCTTCACTGAGCTATCTTCGGGCCGACCGCCTCATTGCAGCGGCGGAGATCATGGACGTCGACGCGATCCATCCCGGCTACGGCTTTCTTGCGGAGAACGCGAGCTTTGCCGAGCAATGCCGGGCCGCAAAAATTGAGTTCATCGGCCCCAGCGCGGAGTCAATCCGGCTTCTGGGGGACAAGGCCGCCGCAAAGAAACTGGCCAGGAAAGCTCGTGTGCCGACGGTGCCTGGCAGCGACGGCGAGGTGGAGGATGTTGAGGAAGCCGTCAAAGTCAGCCGCGAGATCGGTTATCCGGTCATCATCAAGGCCGTGGCGGGTGGCGGCGGCAAGGGCATGCGCGTCGTCCACAACGAGGCGGCGCTCCGGACGCAGATCAAGAATGCGAAGACCGAAGCGCTCGCAGCCTTCAAGGACGATCGCGTCTACGTTGAAAAGCTCATTCTCGAGCCGCGGCATATTGAGATCCAGGTTCTTGCGGACCAGCACGGGAACTACTTCCACTTATGGGAGCGAGACTGCTCGCTCCAGCGCCGTCATCAGAAACTGGTGGAGGAGTCGCCGTCCGCTCTCCTGAGCGAGAAGACCCGCGACGCTGTCTGCAAGTCGGCGCTGAGGCTGGTTCAGGCCGCGAATTATTTTTCGGCCGGCACGGTCGAGTTCGTCATGGACAAGGACGAGAACTTCTATTTCCTTGAGGTCAATACGCGAATACAGGTCGAGCATCCCGTCACTGAGCTGGTGACCGGCATCGACCTGATTCAGTCGATGATTCTCGTCGCCGCCGGGCAGAAGCTCGCGCTGCGTCAGAAAGATATTCAGCAAAACGGATCGGCCATCGAAGTCCGAATCAATGCGGAGGACCCCGAACACAATTTCCGTCCCTGTCCGGGGAGGATTGAAACGTTCATCGCGCCGGGCGGCCCGGGCGTGCGGTTTGATTCGCATGTGCACGCAGGTGCGACGATTCCGCCATATTACGACTCAATGATCGCCAAGCTGATTGTCCATCGCCCGACGCGGGATGAAGCCATCGCCTGCATGCGGCGGTGTCTGGACGAGTTCGAGATCGGGCCGATCAAAACCACGATTCCACTTCACCGTCAGATCTTCGCGCATTCAGATTTCTCCACAGGCAAAGTCGATACCGGCTTCATCGAGCGCACCTTCACGAAGAAGTGA
- the accB gene encoding acetyl-CoA carboxylase biotin carboxyl carrier protein: MDIDEIKTLTQLMVDNDLAEIIIRDGDKRIMLRRRGAGIEQLPAMQPIQPYSMPAMMQTPTATVPAPAPAPAPTAGGAAAADSSLLRIASPMVGTFYASANPESPPFVRIGDRVNPESVVCIIEAMKVFNEIKAEVAGVIESIEVQNGSPVEFNQVLMRVRPA, translated from the coding sequence ATGGACATAGACGAAATCAAGACGCTCACGCAGTTGATGGTTGACAACGACCTTGCTGAAATCATCATCAGAGACGGCGATAAGCGAATCATGCTTCGTCGGCGGGGGGCGGGCATCGAGCAACTACCGGCGATGCAGCCGATTCAGCCCTATTCGATGCCGGCCATGATGCAAACTCCAACCGCGACGGTCCCGGCGCCGGCACCGGCTCCGGCTCCGACGGCCGGGGGGGCGGCAGCCGCCGATTCGAGCCTGCTAAGGATTGCATCGCCGATGGTCGGTACGTTTTATGCCTCCGCCAATCCTGAATCACCGCCTTTTGTAAGAATCGGTGACCGGGTCAATCCGGAATCGGTCGTGTGCATCATCGAGGCGATGAAGGTCTTCAATGAAATTAAGGCAGAGGTCGCCGGCGTGATCGAATCCATCGAGGTGCAAAACGGCTCGCCTGTTGAATTCAACCAGGTTCTGATGCGGGTGCGCCCGGCATAG
- the efp gene encoding elongation factor P produces MSKIKAIDIRKGLTLVHENDLWIVHESDRVAKGNWRSYMNVKLKNFRTGKIIDNRFNMDDQFEVPFVEDRPFEFLYRDGDSYILMNTDTYDQIPVSRDLMPDADHFLKGNETVMCKLLNGEIVGVDLPNTVELEVTDAPPVVKGATATNQTKEIVVETGYKLRAPPFITIGEKIRIDTRTGEYMSRV; encoded by the coding sequence ATGAGCAAGATTAAGGCAATCGATATTCGAAAAGGGCTGACGCTGGTCCACGAGAACGATCTCTGGATTGTTCATGAGTCTGACCGGGTCGCCAAAGGCAACTGGCGCAGCTACATGAACGTCAAGCTGAAGAACTTCCGAACCGGAAAAATCATCGACAACCGCTTCAACATGGATGACCAGTTTGAAGTGCCGTTTGTCGAGGACCGGCCGTTCGAGTTTCTTTATCGCGACGGCGATTCATACATCCTGATGAATACGGACACGTACGATCAGATTCCCGTGTCGCGCGACCTCATGCCGGATGCGGACCATTTCCTAAAGGGCAACGAGACCGTCATGTGCAAGTTGCTCAACGGCGAAATCGTCGGCGTCGATCTGCCCAATACCGTCGAGTTGGAGGTGACAGACGCGCCGCCGGTCGTCAAAGGGGCTACCGCGACGAACCAGACGAAGGAAATCGTCGTCGAGACGGGTTACAAGCTTCGGGCCCCGCCGTTCATCACGATTGGCGAAAAGATCAGAATCGATACGCGCACCGGCGAATACATGTCGCGCGTCTGA
- a CDS encoding protein kinase: MNGPKAGDRISEYILDRMVGAGSFGQVWKARHHIWKDNVVAVKVPTDSQYVRNLQKEGTVIHGLRHANIVRAIGLDPYAETPYLIMEFVEGCSLRELINAHPRGMPIRAAQNVVCALLAALDHAHSAGVVHRDIKPANILIVGGDAKDAEQLTTADVKVTDFGLGHIGEITTQSIMQSGSMLAEDGRSISGTLAYMSPEQRDGQAIDGRSDLYAVGIVLFEMITGERPSGSDMPSELRAGLPTWVDRIYSRMYTRRERRFETASQALSEILSSSVPPIARGHLSPVSPGATPSNELPGSATVYHPSGSAAPPVLTGRGIGTVSCPACGTKLDAGDNFCIMCGTQVVAQPRRCSHCASYPGPDDKYCVFCGTPLPDDAGI, encoded by the coding sequence ATGAACGGACCGAAGGCCGGAGATCGAATCAGCGAGTACATCCTTGATCGCATGGTCGGAGCCGGCAGCTTTGGCCAAGTCTGGAAAGCGCGCCATCATATCTGGAAAGACAACGTCGTTGCGGTCAAAGTACCGACTGATTCCCAGTACGTGCGAAATCTTCAGAAAGAGGGCACGGTCATCCATGGCCTGCGCCACGCGAATATCGTGCGAGCGATCGGTCTCGATCCCTATGCCGAAACTCCATACCTCATTATGGAGTTCGTCGAAGGCTGCTCACTGAGGGAATTGATCAACGCCCATCCCCGCGGCATGCCGATCCGGGCCGCCCAGAACGTCGTCTGCGCTCTGCTCGCCGCTCTCGATCATGCCCATTCCGCCGGCGTCGTACACCGGGATATCAAGCCCGCGAACATTCTCATTGTTGGCGGCGATGCCAAGGACGCCGAACAATTGACGACAGCCGATGTCAAAGTCACCGATTTCGGCCTCGGACATATCGGCGAGATTACCACGCAGAGCATCATGCAATCGGGCAGTATGCTCGCGGAGGATGGCCGGAGTATTTCCGGCACGCTCGCCTACATGTCTCCGGAGCAGCGAGACGGCCAGGCAATCGATGGCCGCAGCGATCTGTATGCCGTTGGCATCGTCCTGTTCGAAATGATCACCGGCGAACGACCAAGCGGCAGCGACATGCCCTCCGAGCTTCGCGCCGGGCTGCCCACGTGGGTCGACCGGATTTACTCCCGAATGTACACGCGTCGGGAGCGCCGGTTCGAGACCGCCTCACAGGCATTGAGCGAAATCCTGTCGAGCAGCGTTCCGCCGATTGCCCGCGGGCACCTGTCGCCTGTTTCCCCGGGCGCGACACCTTCGAACGAGCTGCCCGGCAGTGCGACGGTTTATCACCCAAGCGGCAGCGCCGCGCCTCCGGTCCTGACCGGGCGGGGCATCGGCACTGTGAGCTGTCCCGCGTGTGGCACGAAGCTCGACGCGGGAGACAACTTCTGCATCATGTGCGGCACCCAGGTCGTCGCCCAACCTCGCCGGTGTTCCCACTGCGCGTCGTATCCCGGCCCGGACGACAAGTACTGCGTGTTCTGCGGCACGCCTTTGCCTGACGATGCGGGAATTTGA
- a CDS encoding zinc ribbon domain-containing protein, translating into MLEIFVQRPKEDVDSSLVQFAARRSYRISKPWYLDSIRIETPSPTHGASNVRRFWAAMFDSPLEPRIDVETRRKRSGTRVRVVIANTPESTRLAYELHSFLLDDRSFDRNLPTICPRCSTPISNLTSRYCGRCGHKLVANGLEPRIREFPGIVPPVPEEMTSRVRLERDASPPKIEQPATNIMEQSFERPVRAMQMPPVTAESSDNANTREADSPESESANPESPNSDDSGKESLPEDETGIEKNKPEPERQSETEGHAPEQVSAEPQAEAEAESDSDESHGRPDRRALAEE; encoded by the coding sequence ATGCTTGAGATCTTCGTACAACGCCCGAAGGAAGACGTGGATTCATCGCTCGTCCAGTTTGCCGCGCGGCGTTCGTATCGAATCAGCAAGCCGTGGTATCTGGACAGCATACGCATCGAAACCCCCTCCCCCACCCACGGCGCCTCAAACGTCCGCCGATTCTGGGCGGCCATGTTCGACTCGCCTCTGGAACCGCGAATTGATGTGGAAACGCGCCGAAAGCGAAGCGGCACGCGGGTCCGCGTGGTCATCGCCAACACACCGGAAAGCACTCGCTTGGCCTATGAGCTGCACTCCTTCCTGCTGGATGACCGGTCGTTTGACCGCAACTTGCCTACCATCTGTCCCCGTTGTTCGACACCCATCTCGAATCTCACGTCCCGCTACTGTGGCCGTTGCGGACACAAGCTCGTCGCCAACGGCCTCGAACCTCGAATTCGTGAATTCCCCGGAATTGTGCCGCCCGTTCCCGAGGAAATGACTTCACGTGTCCGATTGGAGCGCGACGCCAGTCCGCCGAAAATCGAACAGCCGGCGACAAACATCATGGAGCAATCCTTTGAACGGCCGGTTCGCGCGATGCAGATGCCGCCGGTTACTGCCGAATCGAGCGATAACGCCAATACACGAGAAGCTGATTCGCCGGAATCCGAATCGGCCAATCCGGAGTCACCGAATTCGGATGATTCCGGAAAGGAATCTCTCCCGGAGGATGAAACCGGAATCGAGAAAAATAAACCCGAACCTGAACGCCAATCCGAAACCGAAGGCCATGCGCCAGAGCAAGTCTCCGCTGAACCACAGGCCGAAGCGGAGGCCGAATCGGACAGTGACGAATCACACGGGCGGCCCGACCGGCGAGCACTCGCCGAGGAGTAA
- a CDS encoding PspC domain-containing protein yields MGLGRQLRRSRHNRMIGGVVGGLAEYFGIGPTLARVGYVILSICSAAFPGILVYVICWLVIPEE; encoded by the coding sequence ATGGGTTTGGGCAGACAGCTTCGGCGATCGCGCCATAACAGAATGATCGGGGGCGTCGTGGGCGGCCTCGCGGAGTATTTCGGCATCGGTCCGACGCTCGCCAGAGTGGGTTATGTCATACTTTCGATCTGTTCTGCGGCGTTTCCGGGTATATTGGTCTATGTGATCTGCTGGCTGGTGATCCCGGAGGAATAG
- a CDS encoding ATP-binding cassette domain-containing protein has product MAEFPGRDKCKSRVSLSSGDGPASVRCESAEQAEVRVEVHVIREPAVTPMTERKREICWNYGIPTREAPFAVADRLTLTLRPGSILLLTGPSGSGKSSLLRAIAEKAGPVVWVNGSRPRSGRSIVDHVAPRRPLATALEILTACGLGEPRLWGRAFSDLSDGERFRASLAGAIGKALSATPPAVVCCDEFTAILHRRLAGAVAYNLRKLITRHRLILIVAGTHDDILRDLQADQVVRLAAADRPAVVVRRPVRSRAVWLRRRVVIEPGGVRDYQAFAPMHYRHRDGLGFVDKVFLLREQSTRDPLGILVFAHAPMELSLRNASTGGRFARNLPRINRELRILRRLVMHPDVRGCGLGHWFVRKTLPRVGVRFIECLAAMGMVNPVFERAGMMRVGECPLPKGRLSLLERLRMWKLDPFSPDFERRVARTPRVQRLIRETVRSWAGAMHGPMRDKIAGWGAAQLTQSFRHLIGRPPVYYLWDREGEYPLQHPDNSRAAAPSARSRKRLDDTDCRTTREKDRHRPERD; this is encoded by the coding sequence ATGGCGGAATTCCCGGGTCGTGACAAATGTAAATCGCGAGTGAGTCTCTCGAGCGGTGACGGGCCGGCTTCGGTTCGTTGCGAGTCTGCCGAACAGGCGGAGGTGCGAGTCGAGGTTCATGTCATTCGTGAACCTGCCGTGACGCCGATGACGGAGCGAAAGCGGGAAATCTGCTGGAACTACGGCATCCCAACGCGTGAAGCGCCGTTTGCAGTGGCCGACCGCCTGACATTGACGCTTCGTCCCGGCTCAATCCTGCTGTTGACCGGTCCCTCGGGCAGCGGAAAAAGCTCCCTGCTCCGGGCGATCGCGGAGAAGGCCGGGCCCGTCGTGTGGGTCAACGGCAGTCGGCCGCGATCGGGCCGTTCGATCGTCGATCATGTCGCACCGCGCCGACCGCTTGCCACCGCGCTCGAAATTCTGACGGCCTGCGGCCTGGGCGAGCCTCGGCTCTGGGGGCGCGCGTTCAGCGACTTGTCCGACGGAGAGCGTTTCCGCGCGAGCCTCGCAGGTGCCATAGGAAAGGCACTCAGCGCGACGCCGCCGGCGGTCGTCTGCTGTGACGAATTCACCGCCATTCTGCATCGTCGACTGGCGGGCGCCGTGGCATACAATCTGCGAAAGCTGATCACCCGGCACCGGTTGATTCTGATCGTCGCCGGGACCCACGACGACATTTTACGCGACCTTCAGGCCGATCAGGTTGTTCGCCTCGCTGCGGCCGATCGGCCGGCGGTCGTTGTGCGGCGTCCCGTGCGATCTCGCGCGGTCTGGCTTCGACGCAGAGTGGTCATAGAGCCCGGCGGCGTCCGGGACTATCAGGCTTTCGCGCCGATGCACTACCGCCATCGCGACGGTTTGGGCTTCGTGGACAAGGTGTTTCTGCTGCGCGAGCAATCCACGCGAGATCCGCTCGGCATCCTCGTCTTTGCCCATGCTCCGATGGAGCTGTCGTTGCGGAATGCCTCGACCGGCGGCCGTTTCGCACGAAATCTTCCGCGCATCAACCGCGAACTTCGCATTCTGCGGCGGCTGGTGATGCATCCCGATGTCCGGGGTTGCGGCCTGGGGCACTGGTTTGTGCGAAAAACGCTGCCGAGAGTGGGGGTGCGGTTCATTGAGTGTCTCGCGGCAATGGGGATGGTAAATCCGGTCTTCGAGCGGGCGGGCATGATGCGTGTGGGGGAGTGCCCGCTGCCGAAGGGGCGGCTTTCACTGCTCGAACGCCTCCGAATGTGGAAGCTGGATCCTTTCTCGCCGGATTTTGAGCGACGCGTCGCACGCACTCCGCGCGTTCAGAGGCTGATCCGGGAAACGGTGCGCTCGTGGGCGGGCGCGATGCACGGCCCGATGCGCGACAAGATCGCCGGTTGGGGTGCCGCGCAATTGACACAATCGTTTCGCCATCTGATCGGCAGGCCACCGGTTTATTATCTGTGGGATCGGGAGGGTGAGTATCCGCTACAGCATCCGGATAATTCGCGTGCGGCAGCACCATCCGCGCGATCTCGAAAGCGGCTTGATGATACCGACTGCCGGACGACTCGTGAAAAAGACCGGCATCGGCCGGAGCGGGATTGA
- a CDS encoding helix-turn-helix domain-containing protein yields MPRPTDPSRVHSYGDSVGRRIRAIRRERGLTQVQLAVEANVNQGYLSSIERDRRQPRRSTIKALAVALGVPEGIILGGGDGHDAPQALVTCELPLFGAIPNGPPADSQEQLEMFPVLRHLWHPSRYCLRCEFDSMEPTLKRGDIILVDYRPGVDAEFVQGRICACLVDGRPTLKRVSVEQRGGDRLVILRGDNPHTSPMIIDSTREFSIQGIAVCLVSREL; encoded by the coding sequence ATGCCACGACCGACGGATCCATCCCGCGTTCACTCGTACGGAGATTCGGTGGGGCGCCGAATTCGTGCGATTCGCCGGGAGCGCGGGTTGACGCAAGTGCAACTGGCCGTTGAGGCAAATGTCAATCAGGGCTACCTCTCATCCATCGAACGGGATCGTCGGCAGCCCCGACGGTCGACGATCAAAGCGCTCGCGGTCGCGTTGGGGGTTCCCGAGGGCATCATCCTCGGCGGTGGCGACGGTCACGATGCGCCGCAGGCCCTTGTCACGTGTGAGTTACCGCTCTTCGGCGCGATTCCCAACGGCCCTCCGGCCGATTCGCAGGAACAACTCGAAATGTTTCCTGTGCTGCGGCACTTGTGGCATCCCAGCAGATACTGTTTGCGCTGCGAATTTGATTCCATGGAGCCGACGCTGAAGCGCGGTGACATCATTCTTGTGGACTACCGGCCGGGTGTGGACGCGGAATTCGTGCAGGGCCGCATCTGCGCCTGCCTGGTTGATGGACGACCGACATTGAAGCGCGTGAGCGTCGAACAACGGGGGGGCGATCGGCTGGTCATTCTTCGAGGCGATAATCCGCACACGTCGCCGATGATCATCGATTCAACTCGCGAATTTTCAATTCAAGGCATCGCCGTATGTCTTGTTAGCCGCGAACTTTAG
- a CDS encoding MaoC family dehydratase encodes MPIEYPKPRATLELCDEGRFTKTITDRDVFRFADASGDYNPLHIDDAYAKCTVFGRRIVHGILTAGIISTVLASEIPGLGTIFAELNIKFLKPVFINDTITATAMVQEIINPKRVRMFVACVNQNGVDVAIGNAIVIPPKETQVIIPAGRQK; translated from the coding sequence ATGCCTATCGAATATCCCAAGCCCCGCGCCACGCTTGAGCTTTGTGACGAAGGCCGATTTACCAAGACCATCACCGATCGCGATGTCTTCCGTTTCGCCGATGCCTCCGGCGATTACAACCCGCTGCACATTGACGACGCATACGCCAAATGCACCGTGTTCGGCCGCAGGATTGTCCACGGCATTCTCACCGCTGGAATCATATCGACGGTGCTCGCCAGCGAAATTCCGGGGCTCGGGACCATTTTCGCGGAGTTGAACATCAAGTTCCTCAAGCCCGTCTTCATCAATGACACGATCACCGCCACGGCGATGGTCCAGGAAATCATCAATCCCAAGCGCGTTCGAATGTTCGTCGCCTGTGTCAATCAGAATGGCGTGGACGTCGCCATCGGAAACGCCATTGTCATTCCGCCCAAGGAGACGCAGGTCATCATCCCGGCCGGCCGCCAGAAATAA
- a CDS encoding type 1 glutamine amidotransferase: MDRKKRLLVFVGDDYEDLELWYPMLRVSEAGAEVVVAGQKSHHLYRGKHGYPCESTAAVSEVGSAQFDGVLIPGGWMPDRLRRDEHVLRLVREFNDAGKLVASICHGPWINISAGIVRGVRMTSTPGIRDDLVNAGAEWIDAPVVVDRHHVSSRRPPDLPEFAAAMVRFLQLK; encoded by the coding sequence ATGGACCGGAAAAAGCGGCTGCTGGTTTTTGTCGGCGACGATTACGAAGATCTCGAGCTCTGGTATCCGATGCTTCGGGTTTCCGAAGCGGGCGCCGAGGTCGTGGTTGCGGGCCAGAAATCACATCATCTGTATCGCGGCAAGCACGGCTATCCCTGCGAGAGCACGGCGGCCGTGAGCGAGGTCGGATCGGCGCAATTCGATGGCGTCCTGATTCCCGGCGGGTGGATGCCGGACAGGCTGCGTCGTGACGAGCACGTCCTGCGACTCGTACGGGAATTCAACGACGCGGGAAAACTTGTTGCTTCGATCTGTCATGGCCCCTGGATCAACATCAGCGCGGGAATCGTGCGTGGCGTGAGAATGACCAGCACGCCGGGAATCCGCGATGATCTTGTCAACGCGGGCGCCGAATGGATCGATGCGCCAGTCGTCGTCGATCGACATCATGTCTCGAGCCGACGGCCTCCGGACCTTCCGGAGTTCGCGGCGGCCATGGTGAGATTCCTTCAACTGAAATAA
- a CDS encoding (Fe-S)-binding protein has protein sequence MSALFMSLLLLGAWGYFALQAYRRWRLMWIGVGENRFDRIGERLKRTYEYAFVQKRMPRYKWAGYAHKLIFLGFIVLLLRSLILFARGFTGVLPTTSHDLFGFWIFNHGTVLGNLYSLVKDVFALLVILAGGVFLYYRLVAKPKRMTLSFEGILIILIIETMMWADILYDGAGRAFYAAGDAMPSFAWYEPAGSIMGILLGGVSDTTASVLAHLGFWTHVSLVFLFLNLLPNSKHFHVITAIPNVFFQSLEPRGRLPNVEDIEGKIEREETLGLARVDQLSWKGILDLYTCTECGRCTDQCPAANTGKLLSPKQLTLDLRDYLYANENKLVTAKFSGRAAGNGNGHAALSADDGQSEETSHAHDTSHRPISVADDLAPAFIKPEVLWACTTCGACETECPVFITYVDKIVDMRRHLVMEKSEFPPELQNAFRGMEQNSNPWSFPASDRGGWTSGLDVPRMAENPDADVLFWVGCSASFDDRAKKIARAMANLLKAAGVNFAILAEEEQCTGDPARRAGNEFLFQMLATMNAETLNRYNPKTVVTTCPHCFNTLLNEYPDFGAKLNVVHHSVYLERLLKEGRLTPRRPINARVAYHDSCYMGRYNDVYEPPRETLRKIPGLTVLEPVQTRDRGMCCGAGGAQMFKEEEHGAERVNERRTDQLLETRPDMIASNCPFCQRMLIDGLGSKNREDVQQMDIAEILWQSVSPDEVAASAAS, from the coding sequence ATGAGCGCTCTTTTCATGTCCCTTCTCCTGCTCGGCGCGTGGGGTTACTTCGCCTTGCAGGCTTATCGTCGCTGGCGGCTCATGTGGATTGGCGTGGGTGAGAACCGCTTCGACCGGATCGGTGAGCGGCTGAAGCGAACTTACGAATACGCATTCGTGCAGAAGCGCATGCCGCGTTACAAGTGGGCGGGCTATGCCCACAAGCTGATCTTCCTCGGATTCATCGTGCTGCTGCTGCGATCGTTGATCCTGTTCGCACGAGGCTTCACCGGCGTGCTGCCCACGACGTCGCACGATCTATTCGGCTTCTGGATTTTCAATCATGGAACGGTGCTCGGCAATTTATATTCGCTTGTGAAGGATGTCTTCGCGCTGCTCGTCATCCTTGCCGGCGGCGTCTTTCTCTATTACCGCCTCGTCGCGAAGCCGAAGCGCATGACGCTCTCGTTCGAGGGCATCCTGATTATCCTGATTATTGAAACGATGATGTGGGCCGACATCCTCTATGACGGTGCCGGAAGGGCATTTTACGCTGCGGGCGACGCGATGCCGTCCTTCGCATGGTATGAGCCGGCCGGTTCGATCATGGGAATCCTGCTCGGCGGCGTCAGCGATACCACGGCGTCTGTCCTCGCCCATCTCGGCTTCTGGACACATGTGTCGCTCGTGTTTCTCTTCCTGAACCTCCTGCCGAACTCCAAGCACTTCCATGTCATCACCGCGATTCCAAACGTATTCTTCCAGAGCTTGGAGCCTCGTGGCCGTTTGCCCAATGTCGAGGACATCGAAGGGAAGATCGAGCGGGAGGAAACGCTCGGCCTGGCGCGTGTCGATCAACTCAGCTGGAAGGGCATACTCGATCTATACACCTGCACGGAATGCGGCCGATGCACCGACCAATGCCCGGCCGCAAACACTGGCAAGCTGCTAAGCCCCAAGCAGCTCACGCTCGATCTGCGAGACTATCTCTACGCAAATGAGAATAAGCTTGTCACGGCCAAATTCAGCGGCCGCGCCGCCGGCAATGGCAACGGCCACGCAGCCTTGTCGGCGGACGATGGGCAATCCGAGGAAACGAGCCATGCCCATGACACCAGCCACAGGCCCATCTCAGTCGCCGATGATCTGGCCCCAGCGTTCATCAAGCCGGAAGTGCTGTGGGCCTGCACGACCTGCGGCGCATGCGAGACGGAATGCCCCGTCTTCATCACCTACGTGGACAAGATTGTTGACATGCGGCGGCATCTCGTCATGGAAAAGAGCGAGTTTCCGCCCGAATTGCAGAATGCATTTCGTGGAATGGAGCAAAACAGCAATCCGTGGAGCTTCCCGGCGTCGGATCGCGGTGGCTGGACCAGTGGCCTTGATGTCCCGCGCATGGCGGAAAATCCCGATGCGGACGTCCTGTTCTGGGTGGGTTGTTCCGCATCGTTCGATGATCGCGCTAAGAAGATCGCCCGCGCCATGGCAAATCTCCTTAAGGCCGCTGGAGTGAATTTCGCGATTCTGGCCGAGGAGGAGCAGTGCACCGGGGACCCGGCTCGCCGTGCAGGCAATGAATTCCTCTTTCAGATGCTCGCCACGATGAACGCCGAGACACTGAATCGATACAACCCGAAGACCGTGGTGACAACCTGCCCGCACTGTTTCAACACCCTGCTGAATGAGTACCCTGATTTCGGCGCGAAGTTGAATGTCGTCCACCACTCGGTCTATCTCGAACGCCTGCTCAAAGAGGGCAGACTCACACCACGAAGACCGATCAACGCCCGAGTCGCCTATCATGACTCCTGCTACATGGGCCGTTACAACGACGTGTACGAACCGCCTCGCGAAACACTCCGGAAGATCCCGGGCCTAACTGTTCTGGAGCCGGTCCAGACGCGAGACCGCGGCATGTGTTGCGGCGCAGGCGGCGCACAGATGTTCAAAGAGGAAGAGCACGGCGCTGAACGCGTGAACGAACGCCGTACGGATCAACTACTCGAAACCAGGCCGGACATGATCGCATCAAACTGTCCGTTCTGTCAGCGGATGCTAATAGACGGACTCGGCTCGAAAAATCGCGAGGACGTGCAGCAGATGGATATCGCCGAAATACTGTGGCAATCCGTCTCGCCGGATGAAGTCGCGGCCTCCGCCGCGTCCTAG